A portion of the Haemorhous mexicanus isolate bHaeMex1 chromosome 3, bHaeMex1.pri, whole genome shotgun sequence genome contains these proteins:
- the UBE2J1 gene encoding ubiquitin-conjugating enzyme E2 J1 isoform X1, with the protein MEARYNLKSPAVKRLMKEAAELKDPTDHYHAQPLEDNLFEWHFTVRGPPDSDFDGGIYHGRIVLPPEYPMKPPSIILLTPNGRFEVGKKICLSISGHHPETWQPSWSIRTALLAIIGFMPTKGEGAIGSLDYTPEERRALAKKSQDFCCETCGTSMKTALLPLTSGSVSSQADKEAKELARQISFKAEVNSSRRSDAGPSNTSGLSHSAASHEPQQDGAARAFPDPASATSEAQSSSAAAGQEHSPAVSSTSTSMSPRQRRAQQQSQRRAPASANFNRAQQPRANTNHTGSTVLIVLLTFALAALIFRRICLANEYVFEL; encoded by the exons ctgtcaAACGTTTGATGAAAGAGGCCGCAGAACTGAAGGATCCTACAGATCATTATCATGCACAGCCTTTGGAG GATAATCTTTTTGAATGGCACTTCACTGTTAGAGGCCCTCCAGATTCAGATTTTGATGGAGGGATTTATCATGGGCGAATAGTGCTACCGCCTGAATATCCCATGAAACCACCCAGCATTATTTTGCTGACG CCAAATGGCAGGTTTGAAGTGGGGAAGAAAATTTGTTTAAGCATCTCAGGGCATCATCCTGAAACATGGCAGCCTTCGTGGAGTA TAAGAACAGCTTTACTAGCCATCATTGGATTTATGCCAACCAAAGGTGAAGGTGCAATAGGATCTCTAGATTACACaccagaagaaagaagagctcTTGCAAAGAA GTCACAAGACTTCTGTTGTGAAACATGTGGCACATCTATGAAGACAGCCCTCTTACCACTGACATCTGGAAGCGTGTCAAGCCAGGCAGACAAGGAGGCTAAAGAACTTGCCAGACAAATTAGCTTCAAG GCAGAGGTCAATTCATCCAGGAGATCTGATGCTGGACCCTCCAACACATCAGGACTCAGCCACTCTGCTGCTTCACATGAGCCCCAGCAGGATGGTGCAGCTAGAGCATTCCCAGATCCAGCAAGTGCAACG TCTGAAGCTCAGAGTAGCAGTGCAGCGGCTGGCCAGGAGCAtagtccagctgtgtccagcaccagcacctcgATGAGTCCCCGGCAGCGCCGCgcgcagcagcagagccagagacGGGCCCCAGCTTCAGCCAACTTCAACCGGGCACAGCAGCCCCGAGCCAACACCAACCACACGGGCTCCACCGTGCTCATCGTCCTGCTGACCTTTGCGCTGGCAGCTCTCATATTCCGTAGAATATGTTTGGCTAACGAGTATGTGTTTGAGTTATAA
- the UBE2J1 gene encoding ubiquitin-conjugating enzyme E2 J1 isoform X2, producing MEARYNLKSPAVKRLMKEAAELKDPTDHYHAQPLEDNLFEWHFTVRGPPDSDFDGGIYHGRIVLPPEYPMKPPSIILLTPNGRFEVGKKICLSISGHHPETWQPSWSIRTALLAIIGFMPTKGEGAIGSLDYTPEERRALAKKSQDFCCETCGTSMKTALLPLTSGSVSSQADKEAKELARQISFKSEAQSSSAAAGQEHSPAVSSTSTSMSPRQRRAQQQSQRRAPASANFNRAQQPRANTNHTGSTVLIVLLTFALAALIFRRICLANEYVFEL from the exons ctgtcaAACGTTTGATGAAAGAGGCCGCAGAACTGAAGGATCCTACAGATCATTATCATGCACAGCCTTTGGAG GATAATCTTTTTGAATGGCACTTCACTGTTAGAGGCCCTCCAGATTCAGATTTTGATGGAGGGATTTATCATGGGCGAATAGTGCTACCGCCTGAATATCCCATGAAACCACCCAGCATTATTTTGCTGACG CCAAATGGCAGGTTTGAAGTGGGGAAGAAAATTTGTTTAAGCATCTCAGGGCATCATCCTGAAACATGGCAGCCTTCGTGGAGTA TAAGAACAGCTTTACTAGCCATCATTGGATTTATGCCAACCAAAGGTGAAGGTGCAATAGGATCTCTAGATTACACaccagaagaaagaagagctcTTGCAAAGAA GTCACAAGACTTCTGTTGTGAAACATGTGGCACATCTATGAAGACAGCCCTCTTACCACTGACATCTGGAAGCGTGTCAAGCCAGGCAGACAAGGAGGCTAAAGAACTTGCCAGACAAATTAGCTTCAAG TCTGAAGCTCAGAGTAGCAGTGCAGCGGCTGGCCAGGAGCAtagtccagctgtgtccagcaccagcacctcgATGAGTCCCCGGCAGCGCCGCgcgcagcagcagagccagagacGGGCCCCAGCTTCAGCCAACTTCAACCGGGCACAGCAGCCCCGAGCCAACACCAACCACACGGGCTCCACCGTGCTCATCGTCCTGCTGACCTTTGCGCTGGCAGCTCTCATATTCCGTAGAATATGTTTGGCTAACGAGTATGTGTTTGAGTTATAA